Proteins from a single region of Bremerella sp. JC817:
- a CDS encoding elongation factor G — protein MATCVSETVRDIVLCGHGSTGKTSLIDRLLETTHAVDGFHSVDDGTSVCDFEPEEKAHHLSIEATLAHFQHEGLRFNVIDAPGYPDFIGQTISAMRGADTAMIVIDAHAGIAVNTRRVFAEAEKAGIGRMIVLNKIDADHLDFAALMQSIRDTFGQACVPINFPELLHGSIEGVLSIFDERADTRNAPIDPAIYKESLVEASIEADEAWMERYFEGEVPSNEDLKRLIPQAVAKGTLIPIVCCSIKKGVGIAELLDAMALCSLPPSMVHRTARRMDGSEIELSGDPDGPLAAQVIQTRIDPFVQKLSYIRVFNGTLRKDMTLPGSNGRKGLRIGQLLDVQANHLVPVDHAGPGDIVAVAKMDQLHTGTNEGEWELPEIEFPQPMVGVAIRPKSRNDEAKLSAALHKLVEEDPTIRVEHDEETHELVLRGMSELHLSLIQERLARRDHLEIETYEPRIPFRESITYPAHGSYRHKKQSGGRGQFGEVHIRVQPLPQGTDIAAFATKANFPSMKHVHYFDSMNFLWIDSIVGASIPGNFMPAVEKGLLDRVRKGVLAGYPMQDVCVEVHYGKHHPVDSSETAFRIAASAAMREVCKLAGPQLMEPMVEMHVTVPVECVGDVYSDMATRRGQISGTEDAGPNMQTVVCVAPLAETGSYARSLSSLTGGQGSYSMNFSHYAPMPTHLQEKHRYHMQEEEEMAT, from the coding sequence ATGGCTACTTGTGTTTCAGAGACCGTCCGCGATATTGTTCTATGCGGTCACGGTTCGACCGGGAAGACGAGCCTGATTGACCGCCTCCTCGAGACCACGCACGCGGTGGATGGATTCCACAGTGTGGACGACGGAACAAGTGTTTGTGATTTCGAGCCCGAGGAAAAGGCTCATCACCTTTCTATTGAGGCGACGCTCGCCCATTTTCAACATGAGGGGCTGCGATTCAATGTAATCGACGCCCCTGGCTATCCCGACTTCATCGGCCAAACGATCTCGGCCATGCGGGGTGCTGATACGGCCATGATTGTGATTGATGCCCATGCCGGTATCGCCGTGAACACGAGACGTGTGTTTGCGGAAGCCGAGAAAGCAGGGATTGGTCGCATGATCGTGCTCAACAAGATCGATGCCGATCATCTCGACTTCGCGGCGTTGATGCAATCGATCCGTGATACGTTTGGCCAGGCCTGTGTGCCGATCAATTTTCCGGAACTGCTGCACGGCAGTATCGAAGGTGTGCTGAGCATCTTTGATGAACGTGCCGACACTCGAAACGCCCCGATCGACCCAGCCATTTACAAAGAGTCGCTCGTCGAAGCTTCGATCGAAGCGGACGAAGCGTGGATGGAACGCTACTTCGAAGGCGAAGTGCCATCCAACGAAGATTTGAAACGGCTCATCCCCCAAGCGGTCGCGAAAGGAACGTTGATTCCGATCGTCTGCTGCAGCATCAAGAAGGGTGTGGGCATTGCCGAACTGCTCGATGCGATGGCACTCTGTTCGTTGCCGCCATCGATGGTGCATCGCACCGCGCGGAGGATGGACGGCAGCGAGATCGAACTATCGGGCGATCCTGACGGCCCTCTCGCCGCCCAGGTCATCCAGACCCGGATCGATCCGTTCGTGCAGAAGCTTAGTTACATTCGCGTGTTCAACGGCACGCTGCGAAAGGATATGACCTTGCCCGGCAGCAACGGCCGCAAGGGTCTGCGAATTGGTCAACTGCTGGACGTGCAAGCGAATCACCTGGTTCCGGTCGACCATGCCGGCCCTGGCGATATCGTGGCGGTGGCCAAGATGGATCAACTGCATACCGGGACGAATGAAGGGGAGTGGGAGCTTCCCGAAATCGAGTTTCCACAACCGATGGTCGGTGTGGCGATCCGTCCCAAGAGCCGGAACGATGAAGCGAAGCTCAGCGCCGCCCTTCATAAGCTGGTTGAAGAGGATCCGACGATCCGCGTCGAGCATGATGAAGAGACGCACGAACTGGTGCTGCGAGGCATGAGCGAGCTGCATCTGTCGCTGATCCAGGAGCGCCTGGCTCGACGCGACCATCTTGAGATCGAAACGTATGAACCTCGGATTCCGTTCCGCGAATCGATCACCTATCCGGCGCATGGCTCGTATCGCCACAAAAAGCAGTCGGGTGGGCGAGGTCAGTTTGGCGAAGTGCACATCCGCGTGCAGCCACTGCCTCAGGGAACTGATATCGCCGCGTTCGCGACGAAGGCAAACTTCCCCAGCATGAAGCATGTCCACTACTTCGATTCGATGAACTTCCTGTGGATCGATTCGATCGTGGGGGCTTCGATCCCCGGCAACTTCATGCCGGCGGTCGAAAAAGGTTTGCTCGATCGCGTTCGCAAAGGCGTTCTGGCTGGCTATCCGATGCAGGACGTCTGCGTGGAAGTCCATTACGGAAAGCATCATCCGGTCGACAGTTCGGAAACAGCGTTCCGAATTGCGGCATCGGCAGCGATGCGAGAGGTGTGCAAGCTGGCTGGGCCGCAATTGATGGAACCGATGGTCGAGATGCATGTGACCGTTCCAGTGGAATGTGTGGGGGATGTTTACAGCGACATGGCGACTCGGCGTGGCCAGATTTCGGGAACCGAAGATGCAGGCCCGAACATGCAAACGGTCGTTTGTGTCGCTCCTTTGGCAGAGACCGGCTCGTACGCACGTAGCCTGTCGAGTCTGACCGGCGGCCAGGGAAGTTATAGCATGAACTTCTCGCACTACGCCCCGATGCCGACACATCTGCAAGAGAAGCATCGCTACCATATGCAAGAAGAAGAGGAGATGGCAACCTAA
- the hisA gene encoding 1-(5-phosphoribosyl)-5-[(5-phosphoribosylamino)methylideneamino]imidazole-4-carboxamide isomerase, translating to MQIWPAIDLLGGKCVRLQQGDYNRETVYGDDPAEMAKRWVGEGADCLHLVDLDGAKDGSLKNRAAISAIVSAVDIPCEVGGGIRDEQTIEQLLDLGLARLVIGTKALREPDWFAAMCEKFPEKLVLGIDAKEGMVATDGWLEVSSTSAIDLAKTYEHLPIAALIYTDIATDGMLAGPNVEAMQAMKQAVRLPVVASGGVTTVEDVTNLAQAGLDGAIVGRSLYEGRLTVSQAVEAAGGVR from the coding sequence ATGCAGATTTGGCCCGCGATCGATCTCCTCGGCGGCAAGTGTGTCCGACTCCAGCAAGGGGATTACAACCGCGAAACGGTCTATGGCGACGACCCCGCCGAGATGGCCAAGCGTTGGGTTGGTGAAGGTGCCGACTGTCTGCATCTGGTCGATCTGGATGGTGCCAAAGATGGCAGCCTGAAGAATCGTGCCGCGATCTCCGCCATTGTCTCGGCGGTCGATATTCCTTGCGAAGTGGGTGGCGGCATCCGCGATGAGCAAACGATCGAGCAGCTACTCGACCTCGGATTGGCTCGTTTGGTGATCGGAACTAAAGCCCTGCGAGAACCAGACTGGTTCGCCGCGATGTGCGAGAAGTTCCCCGAGAAGCTTGTGCTGGGGATCGATGCCAAAGAAGGCATGGTCGCTACCGATGGTTGGTTGGAAGTGAGCAGCACGTCGGCTATCGATCTGGCGAAGACGTACGAGCACCTGCCTATCGCCGCCCTCATTTACACCGACATCGCGACCGACGGCATGCTGGCCGGTCCGAATGTCGAAGCGATGCAAGCTATGAAGCAGGCCGTCCGTCTGCCGGTCGTCGCCTCGGGCGGCGTGACTACCGTCGAAGATGTCACGAACCTGGCTCAAGCAGGTCTCGATGGTGCCATCGTTGGTCGTTCGCTCTACGAAGGACGTTTAACCGTCAGTCAGGCAGTGGAAGCTGCCGGTGGCGTGAGGTAA
- the hisH gene encoding imidazole glycerol phosphate synthase subunit HisH, whose protein sequence is MITIVDYQMGNLRSVQKAFERTGHEAHITSDPKEIASASKLVLPGVGACGDAVDELRRRDLVGPIKDQIEAGTPFLGICLGLQMLFDVSYEGGEHEGLGILPGEVVKFDLPHGYKVPHMGWNQACFLHKPPIFEGIDEGTNFYFVHSYYVVPKDTDVVAIEADYGGRFCAAVWKDNLYATQFHPEKSQHAGLKVLQNFAELA, encoded by the coding sequence ATGATTACGATCGTCGACTACCAGATGGGAAACCTCCGCAGTGTCCAAAAAGCTTTCGAGCGAACCGGGCACGAGGCCCATATCACCAGCGATCCGAAGGAAATCGCGTCGGCCAGCAAGCTTGTCTTGCCAGGCGTCGGGGCGTGTGGCGACGCCGTCGACGAGCTACGTCGCCGTGACCTGGTAGGTCCGATCAAAGATCAGATCGAAGCAGGCACGCCGTTTCTGGGGATTTGCCTCGGTCTGCAGATGCTGTTCGACGTCAGCTACGAAGGTGGCGAGCACGAAGGCCTGGGGATCTTGCCAGGCGAAGTGGTCAAGTTCGACCTGCCACATGGCTACAAAGTCCCCCACATGGGTTGGAATCAGGCCTGCTTCCTCCACAAGCCGCCGATTTTCGAGGGGATCGACGAAGGGACGAACTTCTATTTCGTCCACTCTTATTATGTCGTTCCCAAAGATACGGATGTCGTTGCGATCGAGGCGGACTACGGCGGTCGATTTTGTGCGGCTGTCTGGAAAGACAATCTCTACGCGACGCAGTTCCACCCTGAAAAGAGCCAGCATGCTGGTTTGAAGGTGCTGCAGAACTTCGCCGAATTGGCGTAA
- a CDS encoding OmpA family protein gives MFRHCCLTLVSLAVAGLGCNQNAAWRQQQVLAQQQTQAQIAEFERRASGLDASNQDLHSQLAQAQQQSKILQDELTLVRRQLGDTANQLAQSQQMAKEKDEKVQTLLASTQYRGGAVIRPNNSLTADLSKIQIPGVTARQDGDVIRIEIPADMLFHPGTNSLSPNADNVLSQVSSILQRDFPTNKIGVEGHTDNQPVNPPYTSNHQLSASMAQSIFDQLTGRYRLDPSRIVVVGHGSNHPVVSNATPAGQQRNRRVDLVIYAESSN, from the coding sequence ATGTTTCGCCATTGCTGTCTGACACTCGTTTCGCTAGCAGTTGCTGGCCTCGGTTGCAATCAGAATGCAGCCTGGCGTCAGCAGCAGGTGCTTGCGCAGCAGCAAACCCAGGCTCAGATCGCTGAATTTGAACGCCGGGCGTCGGGACTGGATGCCTCGAATCAGGATCTCCATTCGCAGTTGGCCCAAGCCCAACAGCAATCGAAGATCCTGCAAGACGAACTCACGCTGGTTCGTCGGCAGCTCGGAGACACCGCTAATCAGCTCGCCCAGTCGCAGCAGATGGCGAAAGAGAAAGATGAAAAGGTGCAAACGCTCCTCGCTTCGACCCAGTATCGAGGGGGAGCTGTCATTCGCCCGAACAACAGCCTGACCGCGGATCTCAGCAAAATTCAAATCCCTGGGGTAACGGCCCGGCAAGATGGCGATGTCATTCGCATCGAGATTCCAGCCGACATGCTGTTCCATCCCGGAACGAACTCGCTGAGCCCCAATGCCGACAATGTGTTGTCTCAGGTCAGCAGTATTCTGCAGCGTGACTTCCCCACCAATAAGATTGGGGTCGAAGGGCATACCGACAACCAGCCGGTCAATCCGCCCTATACGTCGAATCATCAGCTTTCGGCCAGCATGGCTCAGTCGATCTTCGACCAGTTGACCGGCCGTTATCGGCTCGATCCGTCACGGATTGTGGTCGTCGGGCATGGCTCGAACCACCCGGTTGTCTCCAATGCGACCCCTGCCGGGCAGCAGCGAAATCGTCGCGTCGACCTGGTGATCTACGCCGAATCGTCGAACTAG
- a CDS encoding prepilin peptidase, protein MNWWENLVDLWVNLSMSVRLILLFLLGTVVGGQLNRAVYRWTWVPKHYDPWSKPLPGAPSRSIFDKVPVFGWLGLARESKLHGTAHWVQPFFVELGCGFFFAWYYHWLVDGELASITINTAMSQGAIHSLFVQHIVLISLMVIATFVDFDSRTIPDLVTVPGFVIGLVLCWLLPFVGLPIPGGPPYFGLAPAGRAIEAVPLDAATLDAWPAWFNGPWGLAIGLFLVVGWWFALSPKIVWTKWGMAKFFRYLIASFVRYAFRWFYLTLLAFLVLFVTAAWLWGGPATWQMVFTSLLGMSFAGMLIWMVRFFASFAMGQEAMGFGDVTLMCMIGAYIGWQPVMVIFFLAPFIACVFAIINYLLTGDAYLAYGPYLCIGTLVTMVFWAKIWQQYGPLLGLGVWLPALFLALPVVLGVMLTAWVWIKFTFIYPEEAK, encoded by the coding sequence GTGAATTGGTGGGAGAACCTCGTTGATTTGTGGGTGAACCTTTCGATGTCGGTTCGCTTGATCCTGCTGTTTCTGCTCGGAACGGTGGTCGGAGGACAGTTGAACCGGGCCGTCTATCGCTGGACCTGGGTCCCCAAACATTACGATCCCTGGTCGAAGCCACTTCCCGGGGCACCATCTCGCAGTATCTTCGATAAGGTCCCCGTCTTCGGCTGGCTTGGTTTGGCTCGCGAAAGCAAGTTGCATGGCACCGCCCACTGGGTGCAGCCGTTTTTCGTCGAACTGGGCTGCGGCTTCTTCTTCGCCTGGTATTATCACTGGCTTGTCGATGGCGAACTCGCCTCGATCACCATCAACACCGCCATGAGCCAAGGGGCGATCCACTCGCTCTTTGTGCAGCATATCGTGCTGATCTCGCTGATGGTGATTGCCACGTTTGTCGACTTCGACTCGCGGACAATCCCTGACTTGGTAACCGTCCCTGGTTTTGTGATCGGCCTGGTGCTTTGCTGGCTGCTTCCCTTCGTGGGATTGCCGATCCCAGGCGGTCCTCCTTACTTTGGTCTCGCACCGGCAGGGCGTGCGATTGAAGCGGTGCCGTTGGATGCCGCCACGTTGGATGCCTGGCCTGCATGGTTCAACGGACCGTGGGGACTCGCGATTGGTTTGTTCCTGGTCGTTGGATGGTGGTTCGCCCTTTCTCCGAAGATCGTTTGGACTAAGTGGGGCATGGCCAAGTTCTTTCGCTATTTAATCGCGAGCTTCGTTCGCTACGCCTTCCGTTGGTTCTATCTGACGCTACTCGCGTTTCTGGTTTTATTTGTGACGGCGGCCTGGCTTTGGGGCGGACCGGCGACGTGGCAGATGGTGTTCACCTCGTTGCTGGGGATGTCATTCGCAGGGATGCTGATCTGGATGGTGCGTTTCTTCGCCAGCTTTGCCATGGGACAAGAAGCGATGGGCTTCGGCGACGTTACGCTGATGTGCATGATCGGTGCCTATATCGGCTGGCAACCGGTGATGGTGATCTTCTTTTTGGCGCCGTTTATTGCATGCGTATTTGCCATCATCAACTATCTGCTGACGGGCGACGCTTACCTGGCGTATGGTCCTTATCTATGTATCGGGACGCTGGTCACGATGGTTTTCTGGGCGAAGATCTGGCAGCAGTATGGTCCGCTCCTGGGACTGGGAGTCTGGCTGCCGGCACTGTTCCTGGCGTTGCCGGTCGTGCTCGGCGTGATGCTGACCGCGTGGGTCTGGATCAAATTCACGTTCATCTACCCGGAAGAAGCGAAGTAA
- a CDS encoding shikimate kinase yields MAMNLALIGYRGTGKSHVARLLAKSLGWPMVDADVHVEQTAGRTIAQIFADQGEAAFRDLESSSLQTLTEHSEHVLSLGGGVILRESNRARIADRCFTVWLTAPPEEIARRLSLDQVTHTQRPSLTGKSPLEEIAEVLAARLPLYQQCADLVIETEGKTPEDVAQSILDQLPSSLTQKEP; encoded by the coding sequence ATGGCAATGAACCTGGCACTGATTGGTTATCGTGGAACGGGCAAGTCGCATGTGGCTCGCCTGTTGGCAAAGTCGTTGGGCTGGCCAATGGTCGATGCCGATGTCCATGTCGAGCAAACCGCCGGCCGAACGATCGCTCAGATCTTTGCCGATCAAGGCGAAGCTGCTTTTCGGGACCTGGAATCGAGTTCGTTGCAAACATTGACCGAACATAGCGAGCATGTCCTTTCGCTGGGTGGCGGCGTCATCCTTCGCGAATCGAATCGGGCACGCATCGCCGATCGTTGTTTCACCGTCTGGCTGACCGCTCCGCCGGAGGAGATTGCCCGGCGGCTCTCGCTCGATCAAGTGACCCATACGCAGCGCCCCAGTCTGACGGGCAAGTCACCGCTGGAAGAGATAGCAGAAGTCCTCGCGGCGCGACTTCCCCTTTATCAACAATGTGCTGATCTGGTGATCGAAACCGAGGGCAAGACGCCCGAAGACGTGGCTCAGTCGATTCTCGACCAACTCCCGTCGTCTTTAACGCAGAAAGAGCCGTAA
- the aroE gene encoding shikimate dehydrogenase, giving the protein MICVSIGRGRHKHVIAEHKHLVEQGAELCELRLDYINGAIKLRRLLENRPSPVVVTYRRERDGGRYNGDEAERQMVLRTAIAEGADYIDLEEDIAAAVPRYGKTKRIISYHNFRETPADLEGLHKKMQQCDPDIIKIATMANSPQDNVRILELARNSEIPTIGLCMGDMGMPSRILGGRFGCPFTYATSSNERTLAPGQIGFRQMVDLYRYEEITDNTELFGVVADPVGHSLSPHLHNAAFSEQGMDRRYLPFRVPREHLSVFLNEVCPQLGVKGLSVTIPHKEVAAKFVKVADHAVQGVGATNTVIFGEGGPFGYNTDCAAAMESIDTMLPAENRDGSLEGMKVLMLGTGGVARGIVWSLLQRKAAVTITGRTLENAEELAKHFGCRSIHWDDRGSVQPDILINGTPVGMHPNVNESPFDKKWIKPSMVVFDTVYNPEQTLLIKEAKGAGARVVTGVEMFVRQAALQFKHFTGVDTSRELMRSTLKRMTGAVRTN; this is encoded by the coding sequence ATGATCTGCGTCAGTATCGGCCGCGGCCGACACAAACACGTTATCGCCGAGCACAAGCACCTGGTCGAACAAGGTGCCGAACTGTGCGAATTGCGCCTCGACTACATCAACGGCGCCATCAAACTCCGCCGTCTGCTGGAAAATCGCCCCAGCCCAGTCGTGGTGACCTACCGTCGCGAACGTGACGGGGGACGTTACAACGGGGACGAAGCCGAACGGCAGATGGTCTTGCGAACGGCGATTGCCGAAGGGGCTGACTACATCGATCTCGAAGAAGATATCGCAGCGGCCGTGCCACGCTATGGCAAGACGAAACGCATCATCAGCTACCACAACTTCCGCGAGACTCCTGCCGATCTGGAAGGGCTGCACAAGAAGATGCAGCAGTGCGATCCCGATATCATCAAGATCGCCACGATGGCCAACTCGCCGCAAGACAACGTTCGGATCCTGGAACTGGCCCGCAACAGCGAGATTCCCACGATCGGACTTTGCATGGGGGACATGGGAATGCCGTCGCGAATTCTGGGTGGGCGATTCGGTTGCCCGTTCACCTACGCGACCAGCTCCAACGAGAGAACCCTCGCCCCGGGCCAAATCGGTTTCCGGCAGATGGTCGATCTCTATCGCTACGAAGAGATCACTGACAACACCGAGCTGTTCGGCGTGGTGGCCGATCCGGTCGGACATAGCCTCAGCCCGCATCTGCACAATGCCGCGTTCAGCGAACAAGGGATGGACCGGCGCTACCTGCCGTTCCGTGTGCCTCGCGAACATCTTTCGGTCTTCTTGAACGAAGTCTGCCCGCAGCTTGGAGTGAAGGGACTTAGCGTGACGATTCCGCACAAGGAAGTCGCCGCGAAGTTCGTCAAAGTCGCTGACCATGCCGTCCAGGGCGTGGGTGCGACCAACACCGTGATCTTCGGCGAAGGTGGTCCGTTCGGTTACAACACCGACTGTGCCGCCGCCATGGAAAGCATCGACACGATGCTTCCAGCTGAGAATCGTGATGGTTCGCTGGAAGGCATGAAAGTGCTGATGCTGGGAACCGGCGGCGTGGCACGCGGCATTGTCTGGTCGTTGCTGCAACGCAAGGCCGCCGTGACGATCACTGGTCGCACACTCGAGAACGCCGAAGAACTAGCCAAGCACTTCGGTTGCCGTTCGATTCACTGGGACGATCGCGGTTCGGTTCAGCCAGACATCTTGATCAATGGCACCCCGGTCGGCATGCATCCGAATGTCAACGAATCGCCGTTCGACAAAAAGTGGATCAAGCCGAGCATGGTGGTCTTCGATACGGTCTACAACCCGGAGCAAACCTTGCTGATCAAAGAGGCCAAGGGAGCCGGGGCCCGCGTGGTGACTGGCGTCGAAATGTTCGTACGTCAGGCTGCCTTGCAGTTTAAGCACTTCACCGGGGTCGACACCTCGCGCGAGCTGATGCGTAGCACGCTCAAGCGAATGACCGGGGCTGTGCGAACCAACTAA
- the mutL gene encoding DNA mismatch repair endonuclease MutL, with translation MPKIQQLSASVVNKIAAGEVIERPASAVKELMENSLDAGARRVDVTIEHGGTELIRIADDGCGISPEDMPLAIASHATSKIGSAEELFHVRTLGFRGEALASISEVSHFLLRSRPHDQDCGSEMLVHGGNVQEAQPCGCPPGTILEIRNLFYNTPVRKKFLKTTQTEFGHISEAFTRIALAHPQVHFTLKHGQRMVHDLPPCSDLRDRVRVFFGAEVADQLIEVDSENDQVTLRGYVGNPRFSRSNNRMQYLFLNGRFIKDRALQHALGEAYRGLLLHGRYPMSFLRMNMPPEMVDVNVHPTKLEVRFQDSGRIYSQLLGTLRTKFLASNLDATYRPADVDGDSVAGNGQSAENLREELVAWAKGAVESNSGESDPNARRQTDFDLDFRSDRRTPLQLNPIQRSAVGAGSLPLPPIPSGITPAHLREQEEAEADATAEVEPDSFGEMEVRGTGIGSQQRAIQLHNRYLIAETDEGMAVIDQHALHERILYEELREKALARRLEVQRLLVPETLNLAAQEFAAVEAATDTLAQIGLEVEAFGGDTILIRSYPAILGRRKPAEIVRDMIDHLMTDGKNLEKRDLLDELLHMMSCKAAIKAGDRLSTEEIDALLELRHLCQDAHHCPHGRPTALVFTKEELDRRFQRT, from the coding sequence ATGCCGAAGATTCAACAGCTATCTGCAAGTGTCGTCAACAAGATCGCGGCCGGCGAGGTGATCGAACGCCCCGCCAGCGCCGTGAAAGAGTTGATGGAAAACTCGCTCGACGCCGGAGCCCGCCGCGTCGACGTCACCATCGAGCATGGCGGCACCGAACTGATTCGCATTGCCGACGATGGTTGCGGGATCTCGCCGGAAGACATGCCCCTGGCAATCGCTTCGCACGCGACCAGCAAGATTGGCAGTGCCGAAGAATTATTCCATGTGCGGACGCTCGGTTTCCGCGGCGAAGCACTCGCGTCGATCTCGGAAGTGAGCCACTTCCTGCTGCGAAGTCGTCCTCACGATCAAGACTGCGGCAGCGAGATGCTGGTGCATGGTGGAAACGTGCAGGAAGCTCAGCCGTGCGGTTGCCCACCCGGCACGATCCTCGAGATCCGCAACCTGTTCTACAACACGCCGGTCCGCAAGAAGTTCTTAAAGACAACCCAGACCGAGTTCGGTCACATCAGCGAAGCGTTCACCCGCATCGCGTTGGCGCATCCGCAGGTTCACTTCACGCTGAAGCATGGTCAGCGGATGGTGCACGACTTGCCTCCCTGCAGCGATCTTCGCGATCGCGTGCGGGTATTCTTCGGGGCGGAGGTTGCCGATCAGTTGATCGAAGTCGACAGCGAGAACGATCAGGTCACGCTGCGAGGTTACGTGGGCAATCCGCGTTTCAGCCGTAGCAACAACCGGATGCAGTATCTGTTTTTGAATGGCCGATTTATCAAAGACCGGGCTCTGCAACATGCGCTGGGGGAAGCGTATCGTGGCTTGCTGCTGCATGGCCGTTATCCGATGTCCTTCCTGCGGATGAACATGCCGCCCGAGATGGTCGACGTGAACGTCCATCCAACGAAGCTGGAAGTTCGTTTCCAAGATAGCGGACGGATCTACAGCCAACTGCTGGGTACGCTCCGAACGAAGTTTCTCGCCTCGAACCTCGACGCGACTTATCGCCCGGCCGATGTCGACGGGGACAGCGTGGCAGGCAACGGCCAATCGGCCGAGAACTTGCGCGAAGAGTTGGTGGCCTGGGCCAAAGGGGCGGTCGAAAGCAACAGCGGCGAGAGCGATCCGAACGCTCGCCGACAGACCGACTTCGATCTCGACTTCCGATCGGATCGACGAACGCCGCTGCAGCTGAATCCGATCCAGCGTTCGGCCGTCGGCGCTGGCAGCTTGCCTTTGCCCCCAATCCCAAGCGGGATCACGCCAGCTCATCTTCGAGAACAAGAAGAAGCCGAAGCCGACGCGACCGCCGAAGTCGAGCCAGACTCGTTCGGCGAGATGGAAGTTCGCGGCACCGGGATCGGCTCTCAGCAACGTGCCATCCAGCTTCACAACCGTTATCTAATTGCGGAAACGGACGAAGGAATGGCGGTCATCGACCAGCATGCCTTGCACGAGCGTATTCTGTATGAAGAGTTACGCGAAAAGGCGTTGGCTCGCCGTTTGGAAGTGCAGCGGTTGTTGGTTCCAGAAACGTTGAACCTGGCCGCTCAAGAGTTCGCCGCGGTCGAAGCCGCCACCGATACCTTGGCCCAGATCGGCCTGGAGGTGGAAGCCTTCGGCGGCGATACGATCCTCATTCGCAGCTACCCGGCGATCCTCGGACGCCGCAAACCGGCCGAAATCGTCCGCGATATGATCGATCACCTGATGACCGACGGCAAAAATCTCGAAAAGCGAGATTTGCTCGACGAGCTGCTCCATATGATGTCGTGCAAGGCGGCAATCAAGGCGGGAGATCGCCTTTCGACCGAGGAAATCGACGCTTTATTGGAACTTCGGCACCTTTGTCAGGATGCCCACCACTGTCCGCACGGGCGACCCACCGCTTTGGTCTTTACCAAAGAGGAACTCGACCGGAGATTCCAGCGGACTTAA